The DNA region TGCAGCGGTACTCAAAGTGACAGGATTAAACATCCTGAGGGCAACTGCGTTCAGAAATCGCCTCAAAAGGGTAAAAAGGGGAGGTGAGGGGGCAAACACCCTTAAATTTGCCCTTCATAAGGTTGTCAAAGAGCGCATTTTACATCTACCAGACTCGATTCATCAATTTGTAAGGATATTTTTGTCCCGGAACAATCTTTTCAACTTTTCCTCACAAAATATGGCTTGAGACTTTTTGCGAGTGCATCATGGATGCAAAAAGTTTCAGGCCGGGGCTATTATAACGCTTATCAAAAAATTCAGCCATAGTCTGCACATCATAGGTGACGGACATCTTCTTGATGGCCCTTCCCATGATCATCCAGACACCTAAAACTCCCACAAATGCATTACCAAAGGCAATCCAGAGTCCGGAAACCCCGAAATTCCAACCCACACTTCCGGCAAATCCAATGAACAAAACAGCAGAAAAATAAGCCGTTGCATAGGTAAAAGCACTCATCCACGGGCCGATATTGCCACCGCCCAGAAAAAAATCCGCAAAAGAGCGTGTTCTGCGCAAACCGGCAAAACCAGCCCACAGAATCACTGCAAAATACAAGACTACCACAAGGGTTTTAATGAGCATCTCAAATCCTTTTTTATCAGACCACACCCATGCCGTGACCGGATCTTTTTTTGATTTTTTTGTTTCAATTCAAAAACTTAAAGCTTCCAATAAACCCATCCAAAATCAAGCATCACCTGACAAATCAAGGCATTCTGAATATCTTAAATCACAGGCGGCAGAATATCCAGACCCATGGTTTCATCCAGCTTCCACATAATGTTCATATTCTGAATCGCCTGCCCTGAAGCTCCTTTTACAAGGTTGTCTATGGCAGACACCAGAATCAGCACACCGGTTTCCGGATCCAGACGCAGGGCAATATCACAATAGTTTGTACCCCTCACAAATGAAAGGTCAGGGAAGCGACCTTCGGGCAGTATCCGGACAAATGGCCTGTCTTTATAAGCCTGCTGAAGACATTCTCTTATTTCTGCCTCAGTCCTGTTTTCCTTCAGTTTCAGGTAGCTAGTTGCCAGCATACCCCTTATCGTGGGCACCAGGTGGGGCACAAAGGTAATGGCAGGTCTCTGCTCAGCAACCCCCTCAATAATGGAGGCAATTTCAGGACGATGCCTGTGGGCTCCTACCTTATAAGCCTTAAATCCCTGTGCAATTTCACAATAGTGGGTTGCCAGGGAAACACCTCTGCCTGCACCACTGACACCTGACTTGGCATCACAGACCACATGGGAAAGATCAACCCATTGCTTCTGAACCAGCGGCAGTAACGGAAGAAGAATACATGTGGGATAGCAGCCCGGGTTCCCCACCAGCCTGGCGCCGCTGATGTCTTCCTTAAAAAATTCACTCAATCCATATACGGATTCCCCGCACAACTCCGGTGCTCTGTGAGTTTCATAGAAAGTCTCATACTCCACCGGGTCCGAAAAACGAAAATCCGCAGAAAGATCCACCACACGACACCCTCCCTCCAGAAGCTCCGGCACCATATTCATAGGCAGCTGATGGGGCAGTGCCATAAAAACAAGATCCGCCTCTGCCACAATTTTTTTCACATCATAGTTCTCCAGAGGCAGATCAATGCGCTTATAAAATGGTGGGAAAACATCTGAAAAAAGCTGCCCCGCATACTGCCGGGAAGTCAGCATGGTCATCCTGACCTGAGGATGAGAGCTGAGGATACGCACCAGTTCCGCACCAGCATATCCTGTAGCACCGATAACAGCAACGCGGATCATAAAGCCCCCCATGACGGGTCTGCCCGTCTGAAATCCATTTATTAAACCATTACAAAAAAGGTAAATATCCAAAGCGTACCGTCTTTACCAGACCCCCCTTTTATTGGCAAGGGCAAGGGTTTTTTTCCCATGTAGCAAGTGCGCAAATATACAGATACAATATTTATGAAGAAAGGCAACCCGACCTGAAAACACATGAATTGGCAGATTTTAATTAATTCACAAATCCCTGTTGCACCGCAATATTTTTTCTTGACAAAAAACTCAAGAGACATCATATTGTTTTTCAAACAATCAGTAACACCAAACCCTAATCTTAATTTAAGGAGCCATCCATGAAAACACTTGAGCCTACAAAATTTGTTCAGCAGATCCTTGACTTCCAGAAAACGGCCTTTGACAATACCTTCAATGCCATGATCATGGTTCAGGGTCAGACGGAAAAAATGACTGAAACCTTCCTTACCAAAAACAGCATGATCCCCGAAGAAGGCCAGAAAATGCTTCAGGAGTGGATGCTGGCCTTCAAAAAAGGCCAGGAAGATTTTAAAAAAACCATGGATGAAAACTTCAAAAAGTTCGAATCCTTTGTCGCAGAAAACGCAGGAAAAGCAGATAAAAGCACTGGCAAAGCAGCAAAATAGCCCTTAGCAGACCTGCAGATACGGCAAATATCTCTCTTCCGTTCTCACAAAGCCTCAATTTTAACTTTCCGGGATCTTAACATGATGTCTCTGGTTAGAATTGGGGCTTGCCGCAACTTGAATGGCAGCGAATCCTGTCCTGATTTACTACTCCTGAATTTTTAGTGAAAGGCATTTACTCCCTATGGATCAGAAAGAGTTCACCAAATCAATCCTCACCTATAATAAAGCAGCCTTTGATCAGTTCATCGCATCCTCAACCATGGCTCAGGAGCAGATGGAAAAACTGGCTGAGATGCTCCTGCAACAGGAAAACACACCTGAAGAGGGCAAAAAAATGATTGGCGAGTGGCTGGGGAATGTCCGTCAGGCCAGAAAAGATATCCAGGAATCCCTGAATAATTCCTACCGTCAGATGGAAACCTATCTTCTTTCCCTTATCCCCTGAGCATAGCCCCGGAATAAAGGTAAGTATGGCGAATCTATCTTCTGATTATCCCATGAAAAGCCGATGGATTCGCCAGAGAAAACATGCAAAATCATACCAATAGAAGGATTCTTCCATGAGCGCTGCGGATAATAAACAAAGTACTGAATGGTTTCAGTTTCCAGCCTTTGATTTTTCCAGTTTCATTACACCCGGTGTATCCTTCAACCCCCTGCAAGAGTGGATGAAGGGTCATAAGTCCATGGACACCTCTTCCATGTGGCCCAATCCAGATCTGATGCCAGATTTTAACAAAGCGGGCATTGAGTGGTATACCCTTGCCACGGAACAGGTACAGACCGTGTTTGAGGAATACTGGAAAATCATGGGGCTGGTTCCGAAAAACGAATATGATCGCCTCCTTGAACAGTATAAGGCCATAAAGCAAAAAATAGAGGAAGAACAGAAAAAAAATAAACAGAATGAACAGAACAGCTCCAGACTCAAAGAAACCGAAGAAGCTCTCAGGGCAGCAGAAACACAGATAAAAACACTGGAAAAAACCGAAGAAGCTCTCAGAGCCGCAGAAGCCCAGATAAAAAATCTGGAAGAGGATTTAAAGAAAAAGGTACAGCCGGAAGAAAAAAAAGAACCTGCAAAAACCCAGACAGCCAAATCCTGAAACATTGAAGCATCCAAATTTTATAACAGAATACCCTGCAATTCCTCCGCAGGTCACAACAGACTTGCTTTCATCTTCTGTTTGTCAAGGAGGACGCCAAGATCTGGACAGATTAACAGAACCTGAAAGGAGTGGCCCCTGCCCTCCTTTCCGCAATCAGGGCTTATGATTTCACCCTTTTTAAACAGACTTTTTCCAGAACAACATGGAAACAGCCTTAACAGCCCGCCTGTCCCAAATCACCCTCCCCTTCACAAGCCTGCTTTTTTTCGTATAATACCAAGCAGAGCTTCCGCCAGAATGAGGTCTTCAGGACTTGTAACCTTAAGGTTGATCCGGCTCCCTCGAACAAAAACCACAGAATGCCCCATGGCCGTTACAAGACCCGCATCATCCGTACCCTCCAGCCCTCTTGCCAAAGCTGTTTCATGGGCCCTGCGCAGGATATCACTCCGAAAAACCTGAGGAGTCTGTACAGCAAAAAGCCCCTGCCGATCCACCATCAACACATTGCCACCGGGAAGTTGCCTTCTAAGGGTATCCACCACATCAATGACCAGCGTTGCTGCTCCATGGTTTCGGGCAACATCCAGGGTCTCTGAAATATGCCGATACTCCAAAAAAGGACGTACAGCATCATGCACCAGTATAAACCCGGCAGAAGCATCCACAGAATTCAGCCCTGAATATACTGAAGCCTGACGGGTGGTACCACCGGCCGCCAGACTGGGCACCCTGCGAAGCTTCAGATCCGGTAAAATACAATCCCGGACATAAACCA from Desulfobotulus mexicanus includes:
- a CDS encoding sodium:solute symporter family transporter; the protein is MLIKTLVVVLYFAVILWAGFAGLRRTRSFADFFLGGGNIGPWMSAFTYATAYFSAVLFIGFAGSVGWNFGVSGLWIAFGNAFVGVLGVWMIMGRAIKKMSVTYDVQTMAEFFDKRYNSPGLKLFASMMHSQKVSSHIL
- the argC gene encoding N-acetyl-gamma-glutamyl-phosphate reductase, whose translation is MIRVAVIGATGYAGAELVRILSSHPQVRMTMLTSRQYAGQLFSDVFPPFYKRIDLPLENYDVKKIVAEADLVFMALPHQLPMNMVPELLEGGCRVVDLSADFRFSDPVEYETFYETHRAPELCGESVYGLSEFFKEDISGARLVGNPGCYPTCILLPLLPLVQKQWVDLSHVVCDAKSGVSGAGRGVSLATHYCEIAQGFKAYKVGAHRHRPEIASIIEGVAEQRPAITFVPHLVPTIRGMLATSYLKLKENRTEAEIRECLQQAYKDRPFVRILPEGRFPDLSFVRGTNYCDIALRLDPETGVLILVSAIDNLVKGASGQAIQNMNIMWKLDETMGLDILPPVI
- the ispD gene encoding 2-C-methyl-D-erythritol 4-phosphate cytidylyltransferase; this translates as MSEAEGGLAAVVVAGGSGIRMGAGTRKQYLALGGIPLMGHSLRMLDQNPEVESIVLVVPSEDMVYVRDCILPDLKLRRVPSLAAGGTTRQASVYSGLNSVDASAGFILVHDAVRPFLEYRHISETLDVARNHGAATLVIDVVDTLRRQLPGGNVLMVDRQGLFAVQTPQVFRSDILRRAHETALARGLEGTDDAGLVTAMGHSVVFVRGSRINLKVTSPEDLILAEALLGIIRKKAGL